A region from the Triticum aestivum cultivar Chinese Spring chromosome 3D, IWGSC CS RefSeq v2.1, whole genome shotgun sequence genome encodes:
- the LOC123073761 gene encoding uncharacterized protein, translated as MTMDAPEMFYIDLLHQDILANIFSCLPDPTSIAHSMLACKTWCHLITDRGILRHHRPPMLCGVFEEVFSPEDSAIPSMLFSPIDQIASPELAEKTNNIQANIPLSLPGGPWSIVDSSENLLLLCHERLIIHEPVMLVFAIYNPVTHDLQELPPAAINLYRFFFGAAILSDDGVAASNRRLLKPGASDVSFKVVCVAAVTGDHHGEWIYQTFEYSGGSAGGSSWSTLPYRASSMRTHDWCIRGTRGGQAARAGAMLFKSIGPMHMTDLMMTLMLDMRTGGTSLLVTPKCGAFVDYGRGDDEKLWFVCINKFLVLRLYSLSKPPEGSITRLFKQCSLEREVELYPIITGLVADVDAADVVRSASNVHSRNGYVFFKIIFKMDKYDYFAVHLRSMRVQRLNGEYRGSLYPFMCREDS; from the coding sequence ATGACCATGGATGCACCTGAGATGTTTTACATTGACCTTCTCCACCAAGACATCCTCGCAAACATCTTCTCATGCCTGCCGGATCCGACAAGCATCGCCCACTCCATGCTCGCCTGCAAAACATGGTGTCATTTGATCACCGACCGTGGCATCCTTCGCCATCACCGGCCACCTATGCTCTGTGGCGTTTTTGAAGAGGTCTTCTCACCAGAAGACTCGGCTATTCCCTCCATGCTTTTTAGTCCCATCGACCAGATTGCATCGCCCGAACTCGCCGAGAAGACCAACAACATCCAAGCGAATATTCCATTATCTCTACCCGGTGGCCCATGGTCCATCGTAGACTCCTCGGAGAACCTTCTCCTCCTTTGCCATGAACGACTCATCATTCACGAGCCGGTCATGCTGGTCTTCGCGATATACAACCCTGTCACCCATGACTTGCAGGAACTCCCTCCGGCGGCAATCAACCTGTATCGCTTCTTCTTCGGCGCTGCCATCTTGAGTGATGATGGAGTAGCTGCCAGTAATAGGCGTCTGCTCAAACCTGGAGCCTCAGATGTGTCGTTCAAGGTGGTGTGCGTGGCGGCGGTGACTGGTGACCACCATGGTGAATGGATCTACCAGACATTTGAGTACTCGGGTGGCTCCGCCGGTGGCAGCAGCTGGAGCACCCTTCCTTATCGGGCCAGCAGTATGAGGACCCATGATTGGTGCATTCGTGGTACTCGTGGTGGACAGGCAGCTCGGGCTGGCGCCATGCTGTTCAAGAGTATTGGACCCATGCACATGACGGATCTCATGATGACGTTGATGCTGGATATGCGCACAGGGGGGACTTCGCTGTTGGTGACGCCAAAGTGTGGTGCGTTTGTGGATTATGGCAGGGGAGACGATGAGAAGTTGTGGTTCGTGTGCATAAATAAGTTCCTTGTGCTCCGGCTCTACAGCCTGTCGAAGCCGCCAGAGGGCAGTATTACGCGTCTCTTCAAACAGTGCAGCCTGGAAAGAGAAGTAGAGCTATATCCGATCATCACGGGGCTGGTCGCGGACGTTGATGCGGCCGATGTCGTCAGGAGCGCTAGCAACGTGCATTCACGAAATGGGTACGTCTTCTTCAAGATAATCTTCAAGATGGACAAGTACGACTATTTTGCGGTGCATCTCCGGAGCATGCGTGTGCAGCGGCTGAACGGGGAATACCGGGGCTCTCTCTATCCCTTCATGTGTCGTGAGGATTCGTAA
- the LOC123073763 gene encoding Bowman-Birk type trypsin inhibitor-like, which produces MKMMTCIVASILLMLSLEASLLVAGRPSVADDVGSILLPSQGKGGGGGAGADEEFQAAAVNRGRQPWKCCDQPICSGWKYPVCECADEVDECAPTCKSCVPSKANATRKVCEDTFIGKAGPGCTEKPWKCCDEPFCSGEDPPTCHCADEVEQCAPTCKTCLPALLHP; this is translated from the exons ATGAAGATGATGACATGCATCGTCGCTAGCATCCTGCTGATGCTTTCACTGGAGGCCTCCCTTCTGGTCGCCGGCCGCCCCTCGGTCGCCGACGACGTGGGCTCCATCCTCCTGCCGAGCCAAGGCAAAG gtggtggtggaggtgcAGGTGCGGACGAGGAGTTCCAAGCAGCAGCAGTCAATCGGGGGAGGCAGCCGTGGAAGTGCTGCGACCAGCCCATATGCAGCGGGTGGAAGTATCCGGTCTGCGAGTGCGCGGACGAGGTCGACGAGTGCGCGCCCACCTGCAAGTCCTGCGTGCCGTCCAAGGCGAACGCCACCCGCAAAGTGTGCGAGGACACCTTCATCGGCAAGGCAGGGCCCGGGTGCACGGAGAAGCCATGGAAATGCTGCGACGAGCCTTTCTGCTCCGGTGAGGACCCGCCGACGTGCCACTGCGCCGACGAGGTCGAGCAGTGCGCCCCGACCTGCAAGACCTGCCTGCCGGCGCTGCTTCACCCATAG
- the LOC123076885 gene encoding receptor-like protein EIX2: MRPTTNLLLTLITISIFPFFTNGTLQPQHQHAHGGGCNPDERAALLSFKEGITSNNTNLLASWKGQDCCRWRGVSCCNQTGHVIKLHLRNPNVTLDAYGYDHACASASALFGEISPSLLSLKHLKHLDLSMNCLLGPNSQIPHLLGSMGNLRYLNLSGIPFTGRVPSHLGNLSKMQYLDLGQAGDYSDMYSMDITWLTKLPFLKFLGMSGVNLSGIADWPHTLNMIPPLRVIDLSYCLLDSANQSLLHLNLTKLEKLDLSWNFFKHSLGSGWFWKVTSLKYLHLEWNLLFGKFPDTLGNMTYLRVLDISYNGNPDMMMTGNIKKLCSLEILDLSGNRINGDIESLFVESLPQCTRKNLQKLDLSYNNFTGTLPNIVSDFSKLSILSLSNNNLVGPIPAQLGNLTCLTSLDLFWNHLNGSIPPELGALTTLTSLDLSMNDLTGSIPAELGNLRYLSELCLSDNNITAPIPPELMNSTSLTHLDLSSNHLNGSVPTEIGSLNNLIYLYLSNNRFTGVITEENFANLTSLKDIDLSFNNLKIVLNSDWRAPFTLEFASFASCQMGPLFPPGLQRLKTNALDISNTTLKGEIPDWFWSTFSNATYLDISNNQISGSLPAHMHSMAFEKLHLGSNRLTGPIPTLPTNITLLDISNNTFSETIPSNLGASRLEILSMHSNQIGRYIPESICKLEQLLYLDLSNNILEGEVPHCFHFYKIEHLILSNNSLSGKIPAFLQNNTGLQFLDVSWNRFSGRLPTWIGNLVNLRFLVLSHNIFSDNIPVDITKLGHLQYLDLSRNNFSGGIPWHMSNLTFMSTLQSMYMVEVTEYDTTRLGPIFIEADRLGQILSVNTKGQQLIYHGTLAYFVSIDLSCNSLTGEIPTDITSLAALMNLNLSSNQLSGQIPSMIGAMQSLVSLDLSQNKLSGEIPSSLSNLTSLSYMNLSCNSLSGRIPSGPQLDILNLDNQSLIYIGNTGLCGPPVHKNCSGNDPYIHSDLESSKEEFDPLTFYFGLVLGFVVGLWMVFCALLFKKTWRIAYFRFFDKVYDQVYVFVVVKWASFAKNTPAE; the protein is encoded by the coding sequence ATGCGTCCAACAACCAATCTCTTGCTCACACTCATCACCATAAGCATATTTCCATTCTTCACAAATGGCACACTACAACCCCAGCATCAGCATGCCCATGGCGGCGGCTGCAACCCTGACGAGAGGGCCGCCTTGCTCTCCTTCAAAGAGGGCATTACAAGCAACAACACCAACCTCCTCGCCTCGTGGAAAGGACAGGACTGCTGCCGGTGGAGAGGCGTCAGCTGCTGCAACCAAACAGGCCATGTCATCAAGCTTCACCTTCGCAATCCGAATGTGACGCTCGACGCCTATGGCTACGATCATGCATGTGCTAGTGCCAGTGCTTTGTTCGGCGAGATAAGTCCATCTCTGCTTTCCTTGAAGCATCTAAAGCACCTCGACCTCAGCATGAACTGTTTACTTGGGCCAAATAGCCAAATTCCTCATTTGCTAGGATCCATGGGAAACTTGAGATACCTTAACCTCTCTGGCATACCATTTACCGGTAGGGTGCCTTCTCATCTTGGTAATCTGTCTAAGATGCAGTATCTTGACCTTGGCCAAGCTGGTGATTATTCTGATATGTATTCAATGGATATCACCTGGTTAACAAAGCTACCTTTCCTAAAGTTCCTTGGCATGAGTGGAGTAAATCTCTCAGGCATAGCTGACTGGCCTCATACCCTGAATATGATTCCACCTCTGAGGGTTATTGATCTTTCTTACTGTCTTCTTGATAGTGCAAACCAATCACTTCTGCACCTTAATCTCACAAAACTTGAGAAGCTTGACCTCTCCTGGAATTTCTTTAAGCATTCACTTGGATCTGGCTGGTTTTGGAAAGTGACCAGCCTCAAGTACCTTCATCTTGAGTGGAACTTACTATTCGGCAAGTTCCCTGACACACTAGGAAACATGACGTACCTTCGAGTCCTTGATATTTCATATAATGGGAACCCAGACATGATGATGACAGGGAACATTAAGAAACTTTGCAGTTTGGAAATCCTTGACCTCTCTGGTAATAGGATAAATGGAGACATAGAATCCTTGTTTGTGGAGAGTTTGCCGCAATGCACACGGAAAAACTTGCAGAAGCTGGATTTAAGTTACAACAATTTCACTGGAACTCTACCAAATATTGTTAGTGACTTCAGCAAGTTGAGCATACTAAGCCTCTCCAATAACAACCTTGTTGGACCTATACCAGCACAACTTGGCAATTTGACATGTCTGACTTCTTTGGACCTCTTCTGGAATCACCTGAATGGAAGTATACCACCTGAACTCGGTGCTCTTACCACTTTAACCTCTTTGGACCTAAGCATGAACGACCTCACCGGGAGTATACCGGCCGAACTTGGGAATTTGAGGTATTTGTCTGAACTTTGCCTCTCAGATAACAACATCACTGCTCCTATACCACCAGAGCTTATGAATTCAACTAGCCTAACCCATCTAGACCTGTCCAGCAATCATCTCAATGGAAGTGTACCCACTGAAATAGGTTCTCTTAATAATCTGATTTATCTGTACCTAAGCAACAATAGGTTTACTGGTGTGATCACGGAAGAAAATTTTGCAAATCTAACAAGTTTAAAGGATATAGACTTGTCTTTCAACAATTTGAAGATTGTACTGAATTCAGATTGGCGTGCTCCCTTTACATTGGAGTTTGCATCGTTTGCATCTTGCCAGATGGGTCCTCTGTTTCCACCTGGGCTTCAGCGGCTGAAAACCAATGCACTTGACATTTCAAACACCACTCTGAAGGGCGAGATTCCTGATTGGTTTTGGTCCACATTTTCAAATGCCACATATCTGGATATCTCTAACAACCAAATAAGTGGCAGCTTGCCAGCACATATGCATAGCATGGCTTTTGAAAAACTCCACCTTGGTTCGAACCGGCTTACTGGACCAATACCTACATTGCCAACAAATATCACCCTGTTAGACATCTCCAACAATACATTTTCAGAAACAATACCATCAAACCTTGGAGCATCACGACTTGAAATATTGAGTATGCATTCAAATCAAATTGGTCGCTACATTCCAGAATCTATTTGCAAATTGGAACAACTGTTGTATCTGGATTTGTCAAACAATATTTTAGAGGGTGAGGTTCCCCACTGTTTTCACTTCTACAAAATAGAACATCTTATACTCAGCAACAACAGTTTATCAGGAAAAATCCCAGCATTTTTGCAGAATAACACAGGTCTGCAATTCTTGGATGTGTCATGGAATAGGTTCTCTGGAAGATTACCTACATGGATAGGAAACCTGGTCAATTTACGTTTTCTCGTACTGAGCCACAATATATTTTCTGATAATATTCCAGTCGACATAACAAAGCTGGGGCATCTTCAATACTTGGATCTATCACGCAACAACTTTTCTGGTGGAATACCTTGGCATATGTCGAACCTAACATTTATGTCAACATTACAATCAATGTATATGGTTGAGGTTACTGAATATGATACCACCAGGTTAGGTCCTATCTTCATTGAAGCTGATCGCTTAGGACAAATATTGTCAGTAAATACAAAAGGGCAGCAACTTATATATCATGGAACACTTGCCTATTTTGTGAGCAttgatttatcatgcaactccttgacTGGTGAAATTCCTACAGACATCACTTCGCTTGCTGCactaatgaatttgaatttatCATCGAACCAATTGAGTGGACAAATTCCAAGCATGATTGGCGCCATGCAGTCACTGGTATCTCTCGATCTCTCTCAGAACAAGCTTTCCGGTGAAATCCCATCGAGCTTGTCAAATCTGACATCTCTGAGCTACATGAACCTGTCCTGCAACAGTTTGTCTGGAAGGATACCATCTGGCCCCCAACTTGACATCCTCAATTTGGACAACCAGTCACTTATATACATCGGCAACACTGGCCTTTGTGGCCCTCCTGTCCACAAGAATTGTTCAGGAAATGATCCTTACATCCATAGCGATCTCGAGAGCAGCAAGGAAGAATTTGACCCACTGACCTTTTACTTCGGGCTTGTGCTGGGATTTGTGGTTGGGCTCTGGATGGTGTTTTGTGCACTGCTGTTCAAGAAGACATGGAGAATTGCTTATTTCCGGTTCTTCGACAAGGTGTACGATCAAGTCTATGTATTTGTGGTTGTGAAGTGGGCAAGCTTTGCAAAGAACACACCAGCAGAATAA